One segment of Zonotrichia albicollis isolate bZonAlb1 chromosome 4, bZonAlb1.hap1, whole genome shotgun sequence DNA contains the following:
- the TES gene encoding testin isoform X1, with amino-acid sequence MMGLGHEEGFGAPCLKCKEKCEGFELHYWRKICRNCKCGQEEHDIPSSSEEDRKVGKLFEDTKYTTLIAKLKNDGIPLYKRNVMILTSPVPYKKSVTIDTVTYEWAPPVQNQTLAKQYMQMLPKEKQPVAGSEGAQYRKKQLAKQLPAHDQDPSKCHELSPSEVRHMEQFVKKYKKEALGVGDVKLPGDVEVRAPDENNLKNGGGRGTSSTVGTMEKSPDRKASQYSCYHCKLSMKEGDPAVYAERAGYDKLWHPGCFVCGTCGELLVDMIYFWKNGNLYCGRHYCDSERPRCAGCDELIFSNEYTLAEGQNWHLKHFCCFDCDCVLAGITYITVNDKPVCKSCYMKNHAAICQGCHNAIDPEVQRVSYNNFNWHAKRECFLCSCCSKCLIGQKFISMEGMLFCSVACKEKMMS; translated from the exons GAAAATATGCCGCAACTGCAAATGTGGCCAGGAGGAGCATGATATCCCTTCAAGCAGTGAGGAAGATCGGAAAGTGGGGAAACTCTTTGAGGATACAAAATACACAACCCTCATTGCAAAGCTGAAGAATGATGGCATTCCCTTGTATAAACGCAATGTGATGATACTGACCAGCCCAGTGCCCTACAAGAAGAGCGTAACCATCGATACTGTGACTTATGAGTGGGCTCCTCCTGTTCAGAATCAGACACTT GCTAAGCAGTACATGCAGATGCTGCCCAAGGAGAAGCAGCCCGTGGCCGGCTCGGAGGGCGCACAGTACAGGAAGAAGCAGCTGGCGAAGCAGCTGCCTGCCCACGACCAGGACCCGTCCAAGTGCCACGAGCTTTCCCCCAGTGAAGTCAGGCATATGGAGCAGTTCGTGAAGAAGTACAAAAAAGAGGCACTGGGTGTAGGAGATGTCAAGCTCCCTGGGGATGTGGAAGTGAGAGCTCCTGATGAGAATAACTTGAAAAATGGTGGTGGCAGAGGTACCTCATCTACTGTTGGAACAATGGAGAAGTCCCCAGATCGGAAAGCATCTCAATAT TCCTGCTATCACTGCAAACTAAGCATGAAGGAAGGTGACCCAGCTGTCTATGCAGAACGTGCTGGATATGACAAATTGTGGCATCCAGGATGTTTTGTCTGTGGCACCTGCGGTGAACTGCTAGTAGACATGATCTACTTCTGGAAGAATGGTAACCTCTATTGTGGAAGACATTACTGTGATAGTGAAAGACCCCGCTGTGCTGGATGTGATGAG CTAATATTCAGCAATGAATATACTCTCGCAGAGGGGCAGAACTGGCATCTGAAACACTTCTGCTGTTTTGACTGTGATTGTGTCCTGGCTGGGATAACCTATATAACAGTGAATGACAAGCCAGTCTGCAAATCCTGCTACATGAAGAATCATGCTGCG ATCTGCCAGGGCTGTCACAATGCCATAGATCCAGAGGTTCAGCGTGTAAGCTACAACAACTTCAACTGGCATGCTAAGAGGGAATGcttcctgtgctcctgctgcagcaagtGTCTCATTGGCCAGAAGTTCATATCTATGGAAGGGATGCTTTTCTGCTCAGTGGCATGTAAGGAAAAGATGATGTCCTGA
- the TES gene encoding testin isoform X2, producing the protein MDLENKVKKMGLGHEEGFGAPCLKCKEKCEGFELHYWRKICRNCKCGQEEHDIPSSSEEDRKVGKLFEDTKYTTLIAKLKNDGIPLYKRNVMILTSPVPYKKSVTIDTVTYEWAPPVQNQTLAKQYMQMLPKEKQPVAGSEGAQYRKKQLAKQLPAHDQDPSKCHELSPSEVRHMEQFVKKYKKEALGVGDVKLPGDVEVRAPDENNLKNGGGRGTSSTVGTMEKSPDRKASQYSCYHCKLSMKEGDPAVYAERAGYDKLWHPGCFVCGTCGELLVDMIYFWKNGNLYCGRHYCDSERPRCAGCDELIFSNEYTLAEGQNWHLKHFCCFDCDCVLAGITYITVNDKPVCKSCYMKNHAAICQGCHNAIDPEVQRVSYNNFNWHAKRECFLCSCCSKCLIGQKFISMEGMLFCSVACKEKMMS; encoded by the exons GAAAATATGCCGCAACTGCAAATGTGGCCAGGAGGAGCATGATATCCCTTCAAGCAGTGAGGAAGATCGGAAAGTGGGGAAACTCTTTGAGGATACAAAATACACAACCCTCATTGCAAAGCTGAAGAATGATGGCATTCCCTTGTATAAACGCAATGTGATGATACTGACCAGCCCAGTGCCCTACAAGAAGAGCGTAACCATCGATACTGTGACTTATGAGTGGGCTCCTCCTGTTCAGAATCAGACACTT GCTAAGCAGTACATGCAGATGCTGCCCAAGGAGAAGCAGCCCGTGGCCGGCTCGGAGGGCGCACAGTACAGGAAGAAGCAGCTGGCGAAGCAGCTGCCTGCCCACGACCAGGACCCGTCCAAGTGCCACGAGCTTTCCCCCAGTGAAGTCAGGCATATGGAGCAGTTCGTGAAGAAGTACAAAAAAGAGGCACTGGGTGTAGGAGATGTCAAGCTCCCTGGGGATGTGGAAGTGAGAGCTCCTGATGAGAATAACTTGAAAAATGGTGGTGGCAGAGGTACCTCATCTACTGTTGGAACAATGGAGAAGTCCCCAGATCGGAAAGCATCTCAATAT TCCTGCTATCACTGCAAACTAAGCATGAAGGAAGGTGACCCAGCTGTCTATGCAGAACGTGCTGGATATGACAAATTGTGGCATCCAGGATGTTTTGTCTGTGGCACCTGCGGTGAACTGCTAGTAGACATGATCTACTTCTGGAAGAATGGTAACCTCTATTGTGGAAGACATTACTGTGATAGTGAAAGACCCCGCTGTGCTGGATGTGATGAG CTAATATTCAGCAATGAATATACTCTCGCAGAGGGGCAGAACTGGCATCTGAAACACTTCTGCTGTTTTGACTGTGATTGTGTCCTGGCTGGGATAACCTATATAACAGTGAATGACAAGCCAGTCTGCAAATCCTGCTACATGAAGAATCATGCTGCG ATCTGCCAGGGCTGTCACAATGCCATAGATCCAGAGGTTCAGCGTGTAAGCTACAACAACTTCAACTGGCATGCTAAGAGGGAATGcttcctgtgctcctgctgcagcaagtGTCTCATTGGCCAGAAGTTCATATCTATGGAAGGGATGCTTTTCTGCTCAGTGGCATGTAAGGAAAAGATGATGTCCTGA